In Nocardioides sp. zg-1228, a single window of DNA contains:
- the hisG gene encoding ATP phosphoribosyltransferase — protein sequence MTLRIAIPNKGSLSQAATDILRESGYRQRSDSKELALVDTENDVEFFYLRPRDIALYVGEGTLDVGITGRDLLLDSGAKAEEVMTLGFGRSRFHFAGPVGRYTSLADLEGLRIATSYVGVVEDYLFRHGITATVTRLDGAVETSIQLGVADVIADVVETGSTLRAAGLETFGEVILDSQAVLITRGGEVPDDFEIFRRRIEGVLVARSFVMMDYDIEEEHLDRATELAPGREGPTISPLGKPGWVAVRVMVPRAGSQRLMDELWSIGARAILLTDIHACRL from the coding sequence ATGACCCTCCGCATCGCCATCCCCAACAAGGGATCGCTGTCCCAGGCAGCCACCGACATCCTCCGCGAGTCCGGCTACCGCCAGCGCAGCGACTCCAAGGAGCTCGCGCTCGTCGACACCGAGAACGACGTCGAGTTCTTCTACCTCCGGCCGCGCGACATCGCCCTCTACGTCGGCGAGGGCACCCTCGACGTCGGCATCACCGGGCGCGACCTGCTGCTCGACTCGGGCGCCAAGGCGGAGGAGGTCATGACGCTCGGCTTCGGCCGCTCCCGCTTCCACTTCGCCGGCCCCGTGGGCCGCTACACCTCGCTGGCCGACCTCGAGGGGCTGCGGATCGCGACGTCGTACGTCGGCGTGGTCGAGGACTACCTGTTCCGCCACGGCATCACCGCCACGGTCACCCGCCTCGACGGGGCGGTCGAGACCAGCATCCAGCTCGGGGTCGCGGACGTGATCGCCGACGTCGTGGAGACCGGCTCGACGCTGCGCGCCGCGGGCCTGGAGACCTTCGGCGAGGTCATCCTCGACTCGCAGGCGGTGCTGATCACCCGCGGCGGCGAGGTGCCCGACGACTTCGAGATCTTCCGCCGCCGGATCGAGGGCGTGCTCGTGGCGCGCAGCTTCGTGATGATGGACTACGACATCGAGGAGGAGCACCTCGACCGGGCCACCGAGCTGGCGCCGGGTCGCGAGGGTCCCACGATCTCCCCGCTCGGCAAGCCGGGCTGGGTCGCCGTGCGCGTGATGGTGCCGCGGGCCGGGTCGCAGCGCCTGATGGACGAGCTCTGGTCGATCGGCGCCCGCGCGATCCTGCTGACGGACATCCATGCCTGCCGCCTCTGA
- a CDS encoding phosphoribosyl-ATP diphosphatase, which yields MKTFEELWAELSAKAEERPEGSGTVRQLDAGVHAIGKKLLEEAAESWMAAEHEGKDATALEISQLLYHAQVLMLASGLTLDDVYAHL from the coding sequence GTGAAGACGTTCGAGGAGCTGTGGGCGGAGCTGTCCGCCAAGGCCGAGGAGCGCCCCGAGGGGTCCGGCACGGTCCGCCAGCTCGACGCCGGGGTCCATGCGATCGGCAAGAAGCTCCTGGAGGAGGCCGCCGAGTCCTGGATGGCCGCCGAGCACGAGGGCAAGGACGCCACCGCCCTCGAGATCAGCCAGCTGCTCTATCACGCGCAGGTGCTGATGCTCGCCTCCGGCCTGACCCTCGACGACGTCTACGCCCACCTGTGA
- a CDS encoding zinc-dependent alcohol dehydrogenase family protein, translating into MRQVVMHAPGDVRVEERPDPTIVEPTDAIIRLSASCICGSDLWPYRGAEPIADQVMGHEYVGVVEQVGEDVRTVEVGDFVVGSFWASDNTCEICRSGYQAYCIHRVLMGTIGTQSELARIPLADGTLVKTPGVPEPDLIPSLMAASDVLGTGWFAAVAAEAGPGRTVAVVGDGAVGLLGVLAAKQLGAERIIAFSRHADRQALAREFGATEIVEERGAEGVARVKELTHGLGAHSVVEAVGTQESMMQAIHATRPGGHVGFVGVSHDVAIPGDELFMAGVHLHGGPAPVRRFLPELVQLIWDRRIDPGKVFDLALPLDEAAQGYAAMDQRTAIKVLLTV; encoded by the coding sequence ATGCGCCAGGTAGTCATGCACGCCCCCGGGGACGTACGGGTCGAGGAGCGCCCCGACCCCACCATCGTCGAGCCGACGGATGCGATCATCCGGTTGAGCGCGAGCTGCATCTGCGGCAGCGACCTGTGGCCCTATCGCGGCGCGGAGCCGATCGCGGACCAGGTGATGGGCCACGAGTACGTCGGGGTGGTCGAGCAGGTCGGTGAGGACGTGCGCACCGTCGAGGTCGGCGACTTCGTCGTGGGCTCGTTCTGGGCATCCGACAACACGTGCGAGATCTGCCGGTCCGGCTACCAGGCCTACTGCATCCACCGCGTCCTGATGGGCACCATCGGCACCCAGTCCGAGCTCGCCCGGATCCCGCTCGCCGACGGCACGCTGGTCAAGACGCCCGGCGTGCCGGAGCCCGACCTCATCCCGTCCCTCATGGCCGCCTCCGACGTGCTCGGCACGGGCTGGTTCGCCGCCGTCGCCGCCGAGGCAGGGCCGGGGAGGACCGTCGCAGTCGTGGGCGACGGCGCCGTCGGCCTGCTCGGCGTCCTCGCCGCCAAGCAGCTCGGCGCGGAGCGCATCATCGCGTTCAGCCGCCACGCCGACCGCCAGGCCCTGGCGCGCGAGTTCGGGGCCACCGAGATCGTCGAGGAGCGCGGCGCGGAGGGCGTCGCCAGGGTCAAGGAGCTCACCCATGGGCTCGGCGCGCACTCGGTCGTCGAGGCAGTCGGGACACAGGAGTCGATGATGCAGGCCATCCACGCGACCCGCCCCGGAGGGCACGTCGGGTTCGTCGGCGTCTCCCACGACGTCGCCATCCCCGGCGACGAGCTGTTCATGGCCGGCGTCCACCTCCACGGCGGCCCCGCCCCCGTGCGCCGGTTCCTCCCGGAGCTCGTCCAGCTCATCTGGGACCGACGGATCGACCCCGGCAAGGTCTTCGACCTCGCCCTGCCGCTCGACGAGGCCGCCCAAGGCTACGCCGCGATGGACCAGCGCACCGCCATCAAGGTGCTGCTCACGGTGTGA
- the ribH gene encoding 6,7-dimethyl-8-ribityllumazine synthase: MSGAGAPTSQPYDASGLRVAVVAASWHTQVMDGLVGGAERALAAYGIADPEVVRVPGTFELPVVAAALARAGYDAVVALGVVIRGGTPHFEYVCSAATDGLTRVSVEHAVPVGFGVLTCDTEEQALDRAGLPGSAEDKGWEAASAALDTARVVRAVWADQPR; this comes from the coding sequence ATGAGCGGAGCCGGAGCACCCACGTCCCAGCCCTACGACGCCAGCGGCCTGCGGGTCGCGGTCGTCGCGGCGAGCTGGCACACCCAGGTGATGGACGGACTGGTCGGCGGCGCCGAGCGCGCGTTGGCGGCGTACGGGATCGCCGATCCGGAGGTGGTCCGGGTGCCGGGCACCTTCGAGCTGCCGGTGGTCGCGGCCGCGCTGGCGCGGGCCGGCTACGACGCGGTGGTGGCCCTCGGGGTCGTGATCCGCGGCGGGACGCCGCACTTCGAGTACGTCTGCTCCGCGGCCACCGACGGCCTGACCCGGGTCAGCGTCGAGCACGCGGTGCCGGTGGGCTTCGGCGTGCTGACCTGTGACACCGAGGAGCAGGCGCTGGACCGTGCCGGCCTCCCGGGCTCGGCCGAGGACAAGGGATGGGAGGCCGCCTCCGCCGCGCTCGACACCGCCCGCGTGGTGCGGGCGGTGTGGGCCGACCAGCCTCGGTAG
- a CDS encoding bifunctional 3,4-dihydroxy-2-butanone-4-phosphate synthase/GTP cyclohydrolase II, translating into MSETHEPAPDPGPDPVRLDPVERAVADIAAGRAVIVVDDEDRENEGDIIFAAAKATPELMAFTIRHSSGVICVPMPGDMLERLEIPLMTPHNKDKLRTAYTISVDARDGVSTGISAADRAHTARTLADSATEPWELTRPGHVFPLRYREGGVLVRRGHTEAAVDLARLAGLTPAGVLVEVVNDDGTMKRGPELREFADEHGLAMISIDDLVRYRRRHERHVERVAETRLPTRHGDFTAYGYRITIDDSEHVALVHGDLSGDEPVLTRVHSECLTGDVFGSERCDCGPQLDEALRAIVAEGRGVVVYLRGHEGRGIGLVAKLQAYQLQDGGRDTVDANLDLGLPADARHYGTATQVLRDLGIASVRLMTNNPDKTASLEDFGIRVAERVPLAISPTVHNEAYLRTKAERMGHHLPGTSAQALDLPAEAIDHQAEHLEPSEQVEREGEHA; encoded by the coding sequence ATGAGCGAGACCCACGAGCCCGCCCCCGACCCCGGACCCGACCCCGTCCGCCTCGACCCGGTCGAGCGCGCCGTCGCCGACATCGCCGCAGGACGTGCGGTCATCGTCGTCGACGACGAGGACCGCGAGAACGAGGGCGACATCATCTTCGCCGCCGCGAAGGCGACCCCGGAGCTGATGGCCTTCACGATCCGTCACTCCAGCGGCGTGATCTGCGTGCCGATGCCGGGCGACATGCTCGAGCGGCTCGAGATCCCGCTGATGACCCCGCACAACAAGGACAAGCTGCGCACGGCCTACACGATCTCGGTCGACGCCCGCGACGGCGTCTCCACCGGCATCAGCGCCGCCGACCGGGCCCACACCGCGCGGACCCTCGCGGACTCCGCCACCGAGCCGTGGGAGCTCACCCGCCCCGGGCACGTCTTCCCGCTGCGCTACCGCGAGGGCGGCGTGCTGGTGCGCCGCGGACACACGGAGGCGGCCGTCGACCTGGCCCGGCTCGCCGGGCTGACGCCGGCCGGCGTGCTGGTCGAGGTCGTCAACGACGACGGCACCATGAAGCGGGGTCCCGAGCTGCGGGAGTTCGCCGACGAGCACGGCCTGGCGATGATCTCGATCGACGACCTGGTCCGCTACCGCCGCCGCCACGAGCGCCACGTCGAGCGGGTCGCCGAGACGCGGCTGCCCACTCGGCACGGCGACTTCACCGCCTACGGCTACCGCATCACCATCGACGACAGCGAGCACGTCGCCCTCGTGCACGGCGACCTGTCCGGCGACGAGCCGGTGCTGACCCGGGTGCACAGCGAGTGCCTGACCGGCGACGTGTTCGGCAGCGAGCGCTGCGACTGCGGCCCCCAGCTCGACGAGGCGCTGCGCGCGATCGTCGCCGAGGGCAGGGGAGTGGTGGTCTACCTGCGCGGCCACGAGGGTCGCGGCATCGGGCTGGTCGCCAAGCTGCAGGCCTACCAGCTCCAGGACGGCGGCCGCGACACCGTCGACGCCAACCTCGACCTCGGCCTGCCCGCCGACGCCCGCCACTACGGCACCGCGACGCAGGTGCTGCGCGACCTCGGCATCGCGTCGGTGCGGCTGATGACCAACAACCCCGACAAGACCGCCAGCCTGGAGGACTTCGGCATCCGCGTGGCCGAGCGGGTCCCGCTGGCGATCAGCCCGACGGTGCACAACGAGGCCTACCTGCGCACCAAGGCCGAGCGGATGGGTCACCACCTGCCCGGGACGAGCGCCCAGGCGCTCGACCTCCCCGCGGAGGCCATCGACCACCAGGCCGAGCACCTCGAGCCGTCCGAGCAGGTCGAAAGAGAAGGAGAGCACGCATGA
- the pnuC gene encoding nicotinamide riboside transporter PnuC → MMSLLEWLIHGTIPVGGGELGVREVVGNVFGLASAILGMKRLVWAWPIGLVGNVLLFTVFATGELSGQIDEPLWGQAGRQVFFAAVSLYGWWRWTRVRRAGGASDGGAIAPRWATGAERIQLLVVGVVGYAAAYVLLTQVLGSWGPTTEAWILAGSMLATYGMARGWVEFWLIWILVDIVGVTTLVQAGYYPTAGMYLFYAVFVVMGFVVWMRASRTVVDTTDTDRSSEAVSA, encoded by the coding sequence ATGATGTCCCTTCTCGAATGGCTCATCCACGGCACCATCCCGGTGGGCGGCGGGGAGCTCGGTGTCCGCGAGGTCGTCGGCAACGTCTTCGGCCTGGCCAGCGCGATCCTCGGCATGAAGCGCCTGGTGTGGGCCTGGCCGATCGGCCTGGTCGGCAACGTCCTGCTCTTCACCGTCTTCGCCACCGGCGAGCTCTCCGGCCAGATCGACGAGCCGCTGTGGGGCCAGGCCGGGCGACAGGTCTTCTTCGCCGCGGTCTCCCTCTACGGCTGGTGGCGCTGGACGCGGGTACGCCGCGCCGGGGGCGCGTCCGACGGCGGAGCCATCGCGCCCCGCTGGGCGACCGGTGCCGAGCGGATCCAGCTGCTCGTGGTCGGCGTCGTCGGCTACGCGGCGGCCTACGTGCTCCTCACCCAGGTCCTGGGCTCCTGGGGCCCGACCACCGAGGCGTGGATCCTCGCCGGCTCGATGCTCGCGACCTACGGCATGGCCCGCGGCTGGGTCGAGTTCTGGCTGATCTGGATCCTCGTCGACATCGTCGGGGTGACCACCCTCGTCCAGGCCGGCTACTACCCCACGGCCGGCATGTACCTCTTCTACGCCGTCTTCGTCGTGATGGGCTTCGTGGTGTGGATGCGGGCCAGCCGCACGGTCGTCGACACGACCGACACCGACCGCAGCAGCGAGGCGGTGTCGGCATGA
- a CDS encoding riboflavin synthase: MFTGIVEELGTVAEVTDQGDAIRLTVEADTVLEGTAPGDSIAVNGCCLTVSEIGDGRWTADLMQETLDKTSLRGVAPGDRVNLERAVTLGTRLGGHIVQGHVDGVGEILSRTPSEHWDVVEVSLPAHLARYLVDKGSITVDGVSLTVVEAYDSSFTVSLIPETLARTTLGSRRVGDLVNLEADVIAKHVEKLLGVHAPARTNDEEE; encoded by the coding sequence ATGTTCACCGGGATCGTGGAGGAGCTCGGCACCGTCGCCGAGGTCACCGACCAGGGCGACGCCATCCGGCTCACCGTCGAGGCCGACACCGTGCTCGAGGGCACCGCGCCGGGCGACTCCATCGCCGTCAACGGCTGCTGCCTCACCGTCTCGGAGATCGGGGACGGGCGGTGGACCGCCGACCTCATGCAGGAGACGCTCGACAAGACCTCCCTGCGCGGCGTCGCGCCCGGCGACCGGGTCAACCTCGAGCGCGCCGTGACCCTCGGCACCCGTCTCGGCGGCCACATCGTCCAGGGCCACGTCGACGGTGTCGGCGAGATCCTCTCGCGCACGCCCAGCGAGCACTGGGACGTCGTGGAGGTCTCGCTGCCCGCCCACCTCGCCCGCTACCTCGTCGACAAGGGCTCGATCACCGTCGACGGCGTGAGCCTCACCGTGGTCGAGGCCTACGACTCCAGCTTCACCGTCAGCCTGATCCCCGAGACCCTCGCCCGCACGACGCTCGGGTCCCGCCGCGTCGGCGACCTGGTCAACCTCGAGGCCGACGTCATCGCCAAGCACGTCGAGAAGCTGCTCGGCGTCCACGCCCCCGCCCGTACGAACGACGAGGAAGAATGA
- the ribD gene encoding bifunctional diaminohydroxyphosphoribosylaminopyrimidine deaminase/5-amino-6-(5-phosphoribosylamino)uracil reductase RibD gives MTSSEAERRAMRRALAIAVAPGVPLGPNPRVGCVVLAPDGSTIAEGFHRGAGTPHAEAAALAEAGEAARGATAVVTLEPCDHTGRTGPCSEALVAAGVRRVVYAQADPNPAASGGDRRLRDAGVDVESGLLAAEAEAVNRVWTFAVIHARPFVTWKFATSLDGRSAAADGTSRWVSSRAARLDTHRLRAQCDTMLVGTHTVEVDDPQLTVRDELDRPVAIQPLRAVMGLRDLAPDRRVLDDRAETVHLRTRDPHEALARLRALDRQHVFLEGGPSLARAFLQADLVDEVVAYVAPMLLGAGTSAVADLGIETIADARHLRVDDVHVLPGGDGEDTNIRLTMTPLRRH, from the coding sequence ATGACGAGCAGCGAGGCGGAGCGGCGCGCGATGCGCCGCGCGCTGGCGATCGCCGTCGCCCCCGGGGTGCCGCTCGGCCCCAACCCGCGCGTCGGCTGCGTGGTGCTCGCGCCGGACGGCTCCACGATCGCCGAGGGCTTCCACCGCGGCGCCGGTACGCCGCACGCCGAGGCCGCCGCGCTGGCCGAGGCCGGGGAGGCGGCACGCGGGGCCACTGCCGTGGTCACGCTCGAGCCGTGCGACCACACCGGCCGCACCGGACCGTGCAGCGAGGCCCTGGTCGCGGCGGGCGTACGCCGCGTCGTCTACGCACAGGCCGACCCCAACCCGGCGGCCAGCGGCGGTGACCGCCGACTGCGCGACGCCGGCGTCGACGTCGAGTCGGGGCTGCTGGCCGCGGAGGCGGAGGCGGTCAACCGGGTGTGGACGTTCGCCGTCATCCACGCCCGCCCCTTCGTCACCTGGAAGTTCGCCACCTCCCTCGACGGTCGCAGCGCGGCGGCCGACGGCACCAGCCGCTGGGTGTCGAGCCGCGCGGCCCGCCTCGACACGCACCGCCTGCGCGCGCAGTGCGACACGATGCTCGTCGGCACCCACACCGTCGAGGTCGACGACCCCCAGCTCACCGTGCGCGACGAGCTCGACCGGCCGGTGGCGATCCAGCCGCTACGTGCGGTGATGGGGCTGCGCGACCTGGCGCCCGACCGACGGGTCCTCGACGACCGCGCCGAGACGGTGCACCTCCGCACCCGCGACCCCCACGAGGCGCTCGCCCGGCTCCGCGCGCTCGACCGCCAGCACGTGTTCCTCGAGGGGGGACCGTCGCTGGCCCGCGCGTTCCTGCAGGCGGACCTCGTCGACGAGGTGGTCGCCTACGTCGCGCCGATGCTGCTCGGTGCCGGCACCAGCGCCGTCGCGGACCTCGGCATCGAGACGATCGCGGACGCCCGGCACCTGCGCGTCGACGACGTGCACGTGCTGCCCGGCGGCGACGGCGAGGACACCAACATCCGGCTCACCATGACGCCCCTGAGGAGGCACTGA
- a CDS encoding M20/M25/M40 family metallo-hydrolase → MEQAPRDLSQDRSQDRSYDPAAEVVRLCQELIRIDTSNYGTDEGPGERKAAEHVAGLLDEVGIDAEVIEGLPGRANVVARWGGGDGRAPLLLHGHLDVVPAEASDWQVDPFAGEIRDGHVWGRGAVDMKDFDAMLLSVVRARAAAGAVPDRELVLCFTADEEAGGHHGAGVLVDQHADWFADCSEAVGEVGGFSATVRGRRVYLIEAAEKGMAWMRLTARGRAGHGSMINDDNAVTRLAGAVARIGAHQWPVRLTPTMEVLLASVAELAGTEATPDNAEALVEEFGDAARMLGAVIRNTANPTMLRAGYKTNVIPTDAQATVDGRFLPGYEDEFFATLRELAGDGIEFDFESKQDPWETPYDGDLVAAMTRSLLAEDPEAIVAPYLMSGGTDAKHFRTLDMRSYGFAPLRLPADLDFTALFHGVDERVPVDALEFGARVFDRFLDQV, encoded by the coding sequence ATGGAACAGGCGCCCCGGGACCTCTCGCAGGACCGCTCGCAGGACCGCTCCTACGACCCTGCGGCGGAGGTGGTGCGGCTGTGCCAGGAGCTCATCCGCATCGACACCTCCAACTACGGCACCGACGAGGGGCCGGGGGAGCGGAAGGCGGCCGAGCACGTCGCGGGCCTGCTCGACGAGGTCGGCATCGACGCCGAGGTCATCGAGGGCCTGCCGGGTCGGGCCAACGTCGTGGCGCGCTGGGGCGGCGGCGACGGCCGTGCCCCGCTGCTGCTCCACGGCCACCTCGACGTCGTGCCCGCGGAGGCCTCCGACTGGCAGGTCGACCCGTTCGCCGGCGAGATCCGCGACGGGCACGTGTGGGGCCGGGGTGCGGTCGACATGAAGGACTTCGACGCCATGCTGCTCAGCGTCGTACGGGCGCGGGCGGCGGCCGGCGCGGTGCCCGACCGCGAGCTGGTGCTGTGCTTCACCGCCGACGAGGAGGCGGGTGGCCACCACGGCGCCGGGGTGCTCGTCGACCAGCACGCCGACTGGTTCGCCGACTGCTCGGAGGCCGTCGGCGAGGTGGGCGGCTTCTCGGCCACCGTGCGCGGACGCCGGGTCTACCTCATCGAGGCGGCCGAGAAGGGCATGGCGTGGATGCGGCTGACGGCCCGCGGCCGGGCCGGCCACGGCTCGATGATCAACGACGACAACGCCGTCACCCGGCTCGCCGGCGCGGTCGCCCGCATCGGCGCGCACCAGTGGCCCGTGCGGCTGACCCCGACCATGGAGGTGCTGCTCGCGAGCGTCGCCGAGCTCGCCGGCACGGAGGCGACGCCCGACAACGCCGAGGCGCTGGTGGAGGAGTTCGGCGACGCCGCCCGGATGCTCGGCGCGGTCATCCGCAACACCGCCAACCCGACGATGCTGCGCGCCGGCTACAAGACCAACGTCATCCCCACCGACGCGCAGGCCACGGTCGACGGGCGCTTCCTGCCCGGCTACGAGGACGAGTTCTTCGCGACGCTGCGCGAGCTCGCCGGCGACGGCATCGAGTTCGACTTCGAGTCCAAGCAGGACCCGTGGGAGACGCCGTACGACGGCGACCTGGTGGCGGCGATGACCCGCAGCCTGCTCGCCGAGGACCCCGAGGCGATCGTCGCGCCCTACCTGATGTCGGGCGGCACCGACGCCAAGCACTTCCGCACGCTCGACATGCGCTCCTACGGCTTCGCGCCGCTGCGGCTGCCGGCCGACCTCGACTTCACCGCCCTCTTCCACGGCGTGGACGAGCGGGTGCCGGTCGACGCCCTCGAGTTCGGCGCGCGGGTCTTCGACCGCTTCCTCGACCAGGTCTGA
- a CDS encoding VOC family protein, with protein sequence MPARFKDIALDAVDHQALADWWCAALGYRRSDELYPRDDGWTRPAAWPTPIVDPAGSGPLIWINPVAEQKSVKNRMHLDVYGDCEELVELGAIVMRRRGAEIDWDVLADPEGNEFCVFQPE encoded by the coding sequence GTGCCGGCACGTTTCAAAGACATCGCGCTCGACGCGGTCGACCACCAGGCGCTCGCAGACTGGTGGTGCGCCGCCCTTGGCTACCGGCGATCGGATGAGCTGTATCCGCGCGACGATGGCTGGACTCGGCCGGCGGCGTGGCCGACGCCGATCGTCGACCCGGCTGGGAGCGGACCCCTGATCTGGATCAATCCGGTCGCCGAGCAGAAGTCGGTCAAGAACCGGATGCACTTGGACGTGTACGGAGACTGCGAGGAACTCGTCGAGCTTGGTGCGATCGTCATGCGCCGTCGCGGCGCGGAGATCGATTGGGATGTCCTCGCAGACCCGGAGGGCAACGAGTTCTGCGTATTCCAGCCGGAGTGA
- a CDS encoding GNAT family N-acetyltransferase, which translates to MVTRHGRWKVSTATTSEQMTWRRLYRAYGEEAGYVVSDEHLSRVWSWIMRSDGQTNCLLLHDSTVPDAVGLAHYRPFERPITGSIGCYLDDLFVDTVQRGHGGARALLEHLAGLAGASGWTTVRWTTKPSNPAQSLYDSVAARNPVITFDMDPRVD; encoded by the coding sequence GTGGTGACTCGGCACGGCAGGTGGAAGGTCTCAACGGCGACGACTTCTGAGCAGATGACGTGGAGGAGGCTCTACCGCGCCTACGGCGAGGAAGCGGGCTACGTGGTCAGCGACGAGCATCTTTCGCGTGTCTGGTCCTGGATCATGCGCAGTGACGGGCAGACCAACTGTCTACTACTGCATGACAGCACGGTCCCGGACGCTGTGGGGCTCGCTCACTACCGACCGTTCGAGAGGCCCATCACGGGCTCCATCGGGTGTTATCTGGACGATCTGTTCGTCGACACCGTGCAGCGAGGGCATGGCGGAGCCCGCGCCCTGCTCGAACACCTCGCCGGGTTGGCAGGGGCATCCGGATGGACAACCGTTCGATGGACCACGAAACCAAGCAACCCTGCCCAGTCTCTCTACGACTCTGTCGCCGCGCGCAACCCCGTCATCACCTTCGACATGGATCCGCGAGTCGACTGA
- a CDS encoding HIT family protein, with the protein MAVGGCIFCDIAADRSPARFVYRDESACAFLDTEPVRAGHILVIPTAHITDLMSGLATEGIAGMAQALHTTAALLRDRLAADGVSVFQSNGAASGQTVDHLHFHLVPRFSGDGRLTSNWAPAHDAMDALDRTHALLI; encoded by the coding sequence ATGGCCGTTGGCGGATGCATCTTCTGCGACATCGCTGCCGACCGATCGCCCGCCCGGTTCGTCTATCGGGACGAGTCGGCGTGCGCTTTCCTCGACACTGAACCAGTGAGGGCAGGTCACATCCTGGTCATACCGACAGCGCACATCACCGATCTGATGTCGGGACTCGCCACAGAAGGCATCGCGGGAATGGCCCAAGCACTGCACACGACCGCCGCTCTGCTCAGGGATCGCCTGGCCGCCGATGGCGTCAGTGTGTTCCAGTCCAACGGCGCGGCATCGGGACAGACGGTGGACCACCTGCACTTTCACCTCGTGCCTCGGTTCTCGGGCGACGGCAGACTGACGAGCAACTGGGCGCCTGCCCACGATGCGATGGACGCGCTCGACCGCACCCACGCCCTACTCATCTAG
- a CDS encoding IS30 family transposase, with the protein MARQNYQRLSPADIDEIWSRMRAGHAVKPTARSLGLSTSTVRAYLLRCGGIRPDPRHRSAGRLGFEEREEISRGLAADLSLRAIAAGLGRSPSTISREVASNGGRRGYRAASADQHAWARATRPKACKLATNPVLAGIVAAKLQRRWSPQQIAGWLKLTYPEDPEMHVSHESIYRTLFVQSRGALRKELTAYLRTGRVIRRVHGVRLPDGRGGRPGIVNISERPAEAEDRAVPGHWEGDLVFGKQMSPVATLVERSTRYLLLVGLPGGSHKADVVADALAAAVAHLPAQLAKSLTWDQGHEMAEHKRFTNETGIQVYFCDPKSPWQRGSNENTNGLLRQYLPRRVDFKTLTQVDLDAIALELNDRPRQTLGFKTPSQALAEVLH; encoded by the coding sequence ATGGCGCGTCAGAACTATCAGAGGTTGTCGCCAGCAGACATTGATGAGATCTGGTCGCGGATGCGTGCTGGGCACGCGGTGAAGCCGACCGCGCGATCGTTGGGATTGTCGACGAGCACGGTGCGGGCCTACTTGCTGCGTTGCGGCGGGATCAGACCTGACCCACGTCACCGCTCAGCAGGCCGGTTGGGCTTCGAGGAGCGTGAGGAGATCTCCCGCGGCCTGGCCGCCGACTTGTCGTTGCGGGCGATCGCGGCCGGGTTGGGTCGCTCGCCGTCGACGATCAGCCGTGAGGTCGCGAGCAACGGCGGCCGGCGTGGCTACCGGGCCGCGTCCGCGGACCAGCACGCCTGGGCCAGGGCGACCCGACCCAAGGCATGCAAGCTAGCCACCAACCCGGTGCTGGCTGGCATCGTGGCCGCGAAGCTTCAGCGACGATGGTCGCCCCAGCAGATCGCCGGCTGGCTCAAGCTCACCTATCCCGAAGACCCGGAGATGCACGTGTCGCACGAGAGCATCTACCGCACGCTGTTCGTGCAGTCACGCGGTGCGCTGCGCAAGGAGCTGACCGCCTACCTGCGCACCGGTCGGGTGATCCGACGCGTGCACGGGGTCCGGCTCCCCGACGGTCGAGGCGGGCGGCCGGGGATCGTGAACATCAGTGAGCGTCCCGCTGAAGCCGAGGACCGTGCGGTGCCCGGACACTGGGAGGGCGACCTGGTCTTCGGCAAGCAGATGAGCCCAGTGGCCACCTTGGTCGAACGCTCTACTCGCTACCTGCTGCTCGTCGGACTACCCGGCGGCAGCCACAAGGCCGACGTCGTCGCTGACGCCCTGGCCGCCGCCGTCGCGCACCTACCTGCACAGCTGGCCAAGTCGCTGACCTGGGACCAGGGCCACGAGATGGCCGAGCACAAACGCTTCACCAACGAGACCGGGATCCAGGTCTACTTCTGTGACCCCAAGTCACCGTGGCAGCGCGGGAGCAACGAGAACACCAACGGCCTTCTACGTCAGTACCTGCCGCGGCGGGTCGACTTCAAGACCCTCACCCAAGTCGACCTCGACGCCATCGCACTCGAGCTCAACGACAGACCTCGACAGACCCTCGGGTTCAAGACACCATCGCAAGCACTAGCCGAGGTGTTGCATTGA